The following are encoded together in the Magnetococcales bacterium genome:
- a CDS encoding FKBP-type peptidyl-prolyl cis-trans isomerase has translation MAGGFGKIRTILFNLLLGRARGEHHRKAGERFLQANGARPGVTTTHTGLQWEVLRPGEGEKPGFSSRVVVHYRGTLVSGVEFDSSYGRGEPTTFGLLDVISGWREGLQLMPEGSQYRFVIPPDMAYGGTGAGLLIPAWSTLIFEVELLKVESR, from the coding sequence ATGGCAGGCGGGTTTGGAAAGATCAGGACCATACTGTTCAATCTGCTGCTCGGTCGCGCACGCGGGGAGCATCATCGCAAGGCGGGTGAGCGGTTTCTTCAGGCAAACGGGGCGCGTCCCGGCGTGACCACCACCCACACCGGATTGCAGTGGGAGGTGTTGCGGCCGGGTGAAGGGGAGAAACCGGGATTTTCCAGTCGGGTGGTGGTCCACTATCGGGGCACGCTGGTCAGCGGTGTGGAGTTCGACAGCTCTTACGGGCGTGGAGAACCCACCACCTTCGGGCTGCTGGATGTCATTTCCGGTTGGCGCGAAGGGTTGCAGTTGATGCCCGAGGGCAGTCAATACCGCTTCGTGATCCCGCCGGATATGGCTTATGGGGGTACCGGCGCCGGTTTGTTGATTCCCGCGTGGTCCACGTTGATCTTCGAGGTGGAACTGCTCAAGGTTGAATCCCGATAG
- a CDS encoding sulfur globule protein CV3, with translation MKKHALALGLAAILGTAAMTIPDTANAWWGNPYYGYPGYGYPGGYPYGGGYYPYNGYYPPYGGYPPYGGGYYPYYGGYYPYYNRGPGGSWMPWNW, from the coding sequence ATGAAAAAACATGCTCTCGCACTGGGTCTGGCCGCCATTCTGGGAACGGCTGCCATGACCATCCCCGACACCGCCAACGCCTGGTGGGGAAACCCCTATTACGGCTATCCCGGCTACGGCTATCCCGGCGGCTACCCCTACGGCGGCGGCTACTATCCCTACAACGGCTACTACCCCCCCTACGGCGGCTACCCCCCCTACGGTGGCGGCTATTATCCGTATTATGGCGGCTACTATCCCTACTACAACCGTGGTCCCGGCGGATCCTGGATGCCGTGGAACTGGTAG
- the mobA gene encoding molybdenum cofactor guanylyltransferase, with translation MEQTVGVVLAGGRSRRMAGTEKIFLPFLNGLLLTRILERFAPQVTSVWLSANGDPDRFARFGLPVIGDVRPDHPGPLAGVEAAFLATGADWIVSVPVDVPFLPTDLLQRLQAGGLQENQSVVAASAGRIHPVVCLWPQGVLPSLSAALESGNRRLMDWLASHAHRVVDFPMRPGVPDPFFNVNDPDSLSLAEQWAATEPSGYEPI, from the coding sequence ATGGAACAGACGGTCGGCGTGGTGCTGGCCGGGGGGCGCTCGCGCCGGATGGCCGGAACGGAAAAAATTTTTTTGCCCTTCCTCAATGGCCTGCTTCTGACGCGCATTCTGGAGCGTTTCGCCCCCCAGGTGACATCGGTATGGTTGAGTGCCAATGGGGATCCGGATCGTTTCGCGCGTTTTGGTCTGCCGGTGATCGGTGATGTCCGACCCGACCACCCCGGTCCTTTGGCCGGGGTGGAGGCCGCTTTTCTGGCCACCGGGGCCGATTGGATCGTCTCGGTCCCGGTGGATGTGCCCTTTTTGCCGACGGATCTGCTGCAACGGTTGCAGGCGGGAGGATTACAGGAAAATCAATCGGTTGTCGCCGCTTCGGCAGGCCGGATCCATCCGGTGGTCTGCCTGTGGCCCCAAGGGGTGCTGCCCTCCTTGAGTGCCGCCCTGGAGTCCGGCAATCGTCGTTTGATGGATTGGTTGGCTTCTCATGCCCATCGGGTGGTTGATTTTCCGATGCGACCCGGAGTCCCGGATCCGTTTTTCAATGTCAACGATCCGGATTCCCTGTCCTTGGCGGAACAGTGGGCCGCCACCGAGCCGTCGGGATACGAACCGATATGA
- a CDS encoding PAS domain S-box protein, which produces MSGIKSDLLFKSVILLVMMVASGFLGIYWQHQSGGDLQTLLAGLGFSALCGIGALWLFVRLLKRLEGRLHSAHQRENLLGRMLDASVHPIVLFEIDSLAIRQVNQGAVRSLGFSREALLGMRLTDLLPDAEREGFRQRFHPVRNGTTEQVGFEVVVLRKERDSFPADCHVQRFAAESPALGVAMVQEISERRRLEAERSRFEHDLVVAHTELLDRENRLRLSVEHAFDGIITIDAKGLVEDINPAGESMFGFSREELVGRDVAEMIIPSEFRQAHRDALRRHAQHQGEMYHIRRKVAMPGLRADATVIDLELGLSAINLGGKRHYTAILHDVTERKQLLKSLRETLEVAESVHRMKSEFLANMSHEIRTPMNTIIGMTDLLLNTRLNPEEQRRDLEIIQQSSESLLELINGILDLSKIDAGMIALERVSFDLSGQLESACESLAIKAHRKDLELYCWIDDDVPPTLVGDPLRLRQVVSNLISNAIKFTDSGEVVLRVQRDRCVVLGSGQDPGKPEELVLRFSVIDTGEGIPEDKQAFIFERFTQLDGSSTRKHGGTGLGLAICKQLVALMDGDIGLESDAKQGSEFYFTACFGVTQRFVPGGAGQEADERRAVEGARESPLAGMRVLVADHHDTGRKIVGGILRAFGAETKEVGDHDTLNRALSASRLGGARPFDLVVLDHGLLQTECVNLLELDHYCAGHGKVLMLVPSNLPADDLTFLDWMRGTQSVRKPVWKFRFIKAVKLALGLDVTPPDTTPAVALESKSQISLELLLVEDQEASRKVAELILEQAGHTVTSVVTGQDALQRLRKGGLDLVLMDLQLPEMDGIETARRIRAAGPDAGFDPRIPILAVTAQALGDEEQKCHEAGMDGYLKKPYRACELLAAITKVIKRCQIFKSRPKPRSLNTVLKGVELDAETFERKGAQFLEQTPRYLEELSRTVAARNSAGIDKPLQGLGDVAREIGAWKVSIQGMRLRGGVEQNKWDAAGESLEKLGAVCQEAMEAVREKCDKGMESAQG; this is translated from the coding sequence ATGAGCGGCATCAAGAGTGATCTGTTGTTCAAGTCCGTCATCCTGCTGGTGATGATGGTCGCCAGTGGCTTTTTGGGCATCTATTGGCAGCACCAGTCGGGGGGGGATCTCCAGACCTTGCTGGCGGGTCTCGGATTCAGCGCGTTGTGCGGGATCGGAGCGCTGTGGCTGTTCGTCCGTCTGCTGAAACGACTGGAAGGCCGGTTGCACTCCGCCCATCAGCGGGAAAATCTCCTGGGGCGCATGCTGGACGCCTCGGTGCATCCCATTGTGCTGTTTGAAATCGATTCTTTGGCGATCCGTCAGGTCAATCAGGGGGCGGTGCGCTCTTTGGGTTTTTCCCGGGAGGCGCTTTTGGGCATGCGCCTGACGGATCTGCTTCCGGATGCGGAGCGTGAAGGGTTCCGGCAACGGTTTCATCCGGTGCGAAACGGTACCACGGAACAGGTGGGATTCGAGGTGGTGGTGCTGCGCAAGGAGCGGGACTCCTTTCCGGCGGATTGTCATGTGCAGCGTTTCGCTGCGGAGTCTCCCGCCCTCGGCGTGGCCATGGTGCAAGAGATCAGCGAACGCAGGCGCCTGGAAGCGGAACGCTCCCGGTTCGAGCACGATCTGGTAGTGGCCCATACCGAGCTGCTGGATCGGGAAAACCGTTTGCGTCTGAGCGTGGAACACGCCTTCGATGGCATCATCACCATCGACGCCAAGGGTTTGGTGGAAGACATCAATCCGGCTGGGGAGAGCATGTTCGGCTTTTCCCGGGAGGAGTTGGTGGGGCGGGACGTGGCGGAGATGATCATTCCGTCGGAGTTCCGGCAGGCCCATCGGGATGCCTTGCGGCGCCACGCGCAACACCAGGGGGAAATGTATCACATTCGGCGCAAGGTCGCCATGCCGGGTCTGCGGGCGGATGCCACGGTGATCGATCTGGAACTGGGATTGAGCGCGATCAATCTGGGGGGGAAACGGCATTACACAGCGATTCTGCACGATGTCACCGAGCGCAAGCAGTTGCTGAAATCCCTCCGGGAGACCCTGGAGGTGGCCGAATCCGTCCATCGCATGAAAAGCGAATTCCTGGCCAACATGAGCCACGAAATCCGCACCCCCATGAACACCATCATCGGCATGACCGATCTGTTGCTCAACACCCGTTTGAATCCGGAGGAGCAACGGCGGGATCTGGAGATCATCCAGCAATCCTCGGAGTCGTTGCTGGAGTTGATCAACGGCATTCTGGATCTTTCCAAGATCGACGCGGGGATGATCGCTTTGGAGCGGGTGTCGTTCGATCTTTCCGGACAGTTGGAGAGTGCTTGCGAATCCCTGGCGATCAAGGCCCATCGGAAGGATCTGGAGTTGTATTGCTGGATCGACGACGATGTGCCTCCCACCTTGGTGGGGGATCCGTTGCGACTCAGGCAGGTGGTGAGCAACCTGATCAGCAATGCCATCAAGTTTACCGACAGCGGCGAGGTGGTGTTGCGGGTGCAGCGGGACCGGTGTGTGGTGTTGGGATCCGGGCAGGATCCGGGCAAGCCGGAAGAGTTGGTCTTGCGTTTTTCGGTGATCGATACCGGGGAGGGGATTCCGGAGGACAAACAGGCATTCATCTTCGAGCGGTTCACCCAGTTGGATGGCTCTTCGACCCGCAAGCACGGTGGGACCGGTTTGGGCTTGGCGATTTGCAAGCAGTTGGTGGCGTTGATGGATGGCGACATCGGCCTGGAAAGCGACGCCAAACAGGGGAGCGAATTTTATTTCACCGCCTGTTTTGGGGTGACGCAACGTTTTGTGCCGGGGGGGGCGGGTCAGGAGGCGGATGAACGGCGGGCGGTCGAGGGCGCTCGCGAATCGCCTCTGGCCGGCATGCGTGTGCTGGTGGCGGATCATCATGACACGGGTCGGAAGATCGTGGGGGGGATTTTGCGCGCCTTCGGCGCCGAGACCAAGGAGGTCGGGGATCATGACACCTTGAACCGGGCCTTGAGCGCCAGTCGTCTTGGTGGCGCGCGTCCGTTTGATCTGGTGGTGCTGGATCATGGTTTGTTGCAGACCGAGTGTGTCAACCTGCTGGAACTGGATCACTATTGCGCGGGGCATGGCAAGGTGTTGATGTTGGTGCCTTCCAATCTGCCGGCGGATGATCTGACTTTTTTGGACTGGATGCGTGGCACCCAGTCCGTGCGCAAACCGGTTTGGAAATTCCGTTTCATCAAGGCGGTCAAGTTGGCATTGGGTTTGGATGTGACGCCTCCGGACACCACCCCGGCGGTTGCGTTGGAATCGAAGTCGCAGATCTCGTTGGAGCTTTTGTTGGTGGAAGACCAGGAGGCCAGCCGCAAGGTGGCGGAGTTGATTCTGGAGCAGGCCGGGCATACGGTCACCAGTGTGGTCACGGGGCAGGATGCCTTGCAGCGGCTGCGAAAGGGGGGACTGGATCTGGTATTGATGGATCTGCAACTGCCGGAGATGGATGGTATCGAAACGGCGCGTCGGATTCGTGCCGCCGGACCCGATGCGGGATTTGATCCCCGCATTCCGATTCTGGCGGTCACGGCCCAGGCTTTGGGTGATGAGGAGCAGAAGTGTCACGAAGCCGGCATGGACGGTTATCTGAAAAAGCCGTACCGTGCCTGTGAACTGTTGGCGGCGATCACCAAGGTGATCAAACGGTGTCAGATTTTCAAGAGTCGGCCCAAGCCCCGCAGTCTCAACACGGTCTTGAAAGGGGTGGAGCTGGATGCGGAGACCTTCGAGCGCAAGGGGGCGCAATTTCTGGAACAGACCCCCCGATACCTGGAAGAGTTGTCCCGCACCGTGGCGGCCAGAAACAGCGCCGGAATCGACAAGCCGTTGCAGGGATTGGGGGATGTGGCCCGGGAGATCGGCGCCTGGAAGGTATCGATCCAGGGCATGCGTTTGCGGGGCGGGGTGGAGCAGAACAAGTGGGATGCGGCCGGAGAGTCGCTGGAGAAGCTCGGAGCCGTGTGTCAGGAGGCGATGGAGGCGGTACGGGAGAAATGTGACAAGGGGATGGAGTCGGCCCAGGGGTGA
- the nfo gene encoding deoxyribonuclease IV, whose protein sequence is MKRVGAHVSIAGGVANAPVNAKAIGARAFAMFTKNQRQWRSKPLTGREIDDFRAAMEREGYEADHVLPHDGYLINLGHPESEARQQSLEAFIDEMERCRLLGLNRLNFHPGSHLRQITPEACLDRIAESLNRALDAVAGVTAVIENTAGQGSNMGHTFEQIAYLIARVEDKSRIGVCLDTCHAFVSGYELRNREDYLKTLETFGAVVGFPYLKGMHLNDSKPDLGARVDRHHSIGQGHLGVEPFRWIMNDPRLEDIPLVLETIDETLWPEEIRLLYSMVESAGS, encoded by the coding sequence GTGAAACGGGTCGGCGCCCATGTGAGCATTGCCGGCGGAGTGGCCAACGCGCCGGTGAATGCCAAAGCCATCGGTGCCCGGGCTTTCGCCATGTTCACCAAGAATCAGCGTCAGTGGCGTTCCAAGCCGTTGACGGGTCGGGAGATCGACGACTTCCGCGCCGCCATGGAGCGGGAAGGGTATGAGGCCGACCATGTGTTGCCCCACGATGGGTATCTGATCAATCTGGGTCATCCAGAGTCCGAGGCCCGGCAGCAGTCGCTGGAGGCCTTCATCGACGAGATGGAACGGTGTCGCCTGCTGGGGCTGAACCGTTTGAACTTCCATCCGGGGAGCCATCTGCGTCAGATCACCCCCGAAGCCTGTCTGGACCGGATCGCCGAATCCCTCAATCGCGCCCTGGATGCGGTGGCCGGGGTCACGGCGGTGATCGAGAACACCGCCGGTCAAGGCTCCAACATGGGGCATACCTTCGAGCAGATCGCCTATCTCATCGCCCGCGTCGAGGACAAATCCCGCATCGGGGTGTGTCTGGATACCTGCCACGCCTTTGTGTCCGGATATGAACTGCGCAACCGCGAGGATTACCTGAAGACCCTGGAGACCTTCGGCGCGGTGGTGGGATTCCCTTACTTGAAAGGCATGCACCTCAACGACTCCAAGCCGGATCTGGGGGCGCGGGTGGATCGCCATCACAGCATCGGACAGGGGCATCTGGGGGTGGAGCCGTTTCGTTGGATCATGAACGATCCCCGCCTGGAGGATATTCCTTTGGTGCTGGAAACCATCGACGAAACCTTGTGGCCCGAGGAGATCCGTCTGTTGTATTCGATGGTGGAATCGGCAGGGTCATGA
- the fabG gene encoding 3-oxoacyl-[acyl-carrier-protein] reductase: MQDRVAIVTGSSSGIGRIIALQLARQGAKVVLISNESIRILEALEEVRAISPDSEAFEADVTSLPCLEESIKLTLEKFGRIDILVNNAGITRDALLVRMAPKDWDRVIEVNLTSVFHLTRMVVKPMMKARYGRIVNVASVVGTTGNPGQANYVASKAGLVGFSKSVALETASRNITVNCVAPGFIRTAMTDALNPKAKEAILSRIPLGSMGEAEDVANAVAFLASERSGYITGETIHVNGGLHMA, from the coding sequence ATGCAGGATCGCGTCGCCATTGTCACTGGATCGAGCAGCGGAATCGGTCGGATCATCGCCTTGCAACTCGCCCGTCAGGGAGCCAAGGTCGTTTTGATCAGCAACGAATCGATTCGTATCCTTGAAGCCTTGGAAGAGGTGCGGGCCATCTCTCCGGATTCCGAAGCCTTCGAGGCCGATGTCACCTCCTTGCCGTGTCTGGAGGAGTCGATCAAGCTCACCTTGGAGAAATTCGGTCGCATCGACATCCTGGTCAACAACGCCGGCATCACCCGGGACGCCCTGCTGGTGCGCATGGCGCCCAAGGACTGGGATCGGGTGATCGAGGTGAATCTCACCAGCGTGTTTCATTTGACCCGCATGGTGGTCAAACCCATGATGAAGGCCCGTTACGGACGCATTGTCAACGTCGCCTCCGTGGTGGGCACCACCGGCAATCCGGGTCAGGCCAACTATGTGGCCTCCAAGGCCGGTCTGGTGGGATTTTCCAAGAGCGTCGCCCTGGAAACCGCCTCCCGCAACATTACCGTCAATTGTGTCGCCCCCGGTTTTATCCGTACCGCGATGACCGATGCGTTGAATCCCAAGGCCAAAGAGGCTATCCTCTCGCGGATTCCCTTGGGCAGCATGGGCGAGGCCGAGGATGTGGCCAATGCCGTGGCCTTCCTGGCCTCCGAACGTTCCGGCTACATCACCGGTGAGACCATTCACGTCAATGGTGGTCTGCACATGGCTTGA
- a CDS encoding acyl carrier protein, whose product MSNIAERVKKIVVEQLGVEASQVTEEANFVEDLGADSLDTVELVMALEEEFGCEIPDDAAEKIGTVKQAIDFIKKSLDQ is encoded by the coding sequence ATGAGCAACATTGCCGAACGGGTCAAGAAGATCGTCGTCGAACAGCTTGGCGTCGAAGCCAGCCAAGTGACGGAAGAGGCCAACTTTGTCGAAGATCTGGGGGCCGACTCCCTCGATACCGTCGAGCTGGTGATGGCGCTGGAAGAAGAGTTCGGTTGCGAAATCCCCGATGACGCCGCGGAAAAAATCGGCACGGTCAAACAGGCCATCGACTTCATCAAGAAAAGCTTGGATCAATAA
- the fabF gene encoding beta-ketoacyl-ACP synthase II, producing the protein MPRAGCSPDVRSHPTAYCPGRKPAVEVRRVVMTGIGLVTPLGMGIQPVWEGLTGGRSGIGPITRFNPEEYACRIAGECRNFQPEDWVDKKDVKKMDLFMHFGVAAAQLAWENSGLAITEENASRVGVIIGSGIGGLTAIQNQAFVLQERGPRRISPFFIPMSLINLISGHVAIRYGMKGPNHSVVTACATGAHAIGDAMRIIQRGEADVMLAGGAEAAICELAVGGFAAAKALTSRNDDPTGASRPWDRGRDGFVMAEGAGVVVLESLESAQKRGATIYAEMVGYGMSGDAYHITAPQPDGEGAARCMNAALRDARLNPEQIGYINAHGTSTPIGDHMETQAIKLAFGEAHARKLMISSTKSMTGHLLGAAGGVEAIFTALALRSGVLPPTINLTDPDPACDLDYIPNTAREQVVDYALSNSFGFGGTNATLVMKRFH; encoded by the coding sequence ATGCCTCGCGCCGGATGCTCGCCGGATGTCCGTTCCCACCCAACCGCCTATTGCCCAGGGAGAAAACCAGCAGTGGAAGTTCGTCGCGTGGTCATGACCGGTATCGGGTTGGTGACACCTCTCGGAATGGGCATCCAGCCCGTCTGGGAAGGCCTGACCGGGGGGCGTTCCGGGATTGGCCCCATTACCCGATTCAATCCCGAGGAGTACGCCTGTCGCATCGCCGGTGAATGCCGGAATTTCCAGCCGGAAGATTGGGTGGATAAAAAAGATGTCAAGAAAATGGACCTCTTCATGCATTTTGGCGTGGCGGCGGCCCAGTTGGCCTGGGAAAATTCCGGGCTGGCCATCACCGAAGAGAATGCCAGTCGCGTCGGCGTGATCATCGGTTCCGGCATCGGCGGTTTGACCGCCATTCAGAATCAGGCCTTTGTGCTCCAGGAGCGGGGACCGAGGCGCATTTCGCCCTTTTTCATCCCCATGTCGTTGATCAATCTGATTTCGGGTCACGTCGCCATCCGTTATGGCATGAAAGGCCCCAACCATTCGGTGGTCACCGCCTGCGCCACCGGCGCCCACGCCATCGGTGATGCCATGCGCATCATTCAGCGGGGAGAGGCGGATGTGATGCTCGCCGGAGGGGCCGAGGCGGCCATCTGTGAGTTGGCGGTGGGCGGATTCGCCGCGGCCAAGGCTTTGACCAGCCGCAACGACGATCCCACCGGCGCATCCCGCCCCTGGGACCGGGGACGGGATGGTTTCGTCATGGCGGAAGGAGCCGGGGTGGTGGTGCTGGAATCTTTGGAATCGGCCCAGAAACGGGGTGCCACCATCTATGCGGAAATGGTCGGTTACGGCATGTCCGGGGATGCCTATCACATCACCGCCCCCCAACCCGACGGGGAAGGGGCCGCCCGCTGCATGAACGCCGCCTTGCGGGATGCCCGTCTCAATCCGGAACAGATCGGCTACATCAACGCCCATGGCACCTCCACCCCCATCGGCGACCACATGGAAACCCAGGCCATCAAACTGGCCTTCGGGGAGGCCCATGCCCGAAAATTGATGATCTCTTCGACCAAATCCATGACCGGTCACCTGCTGGGTGCCGCGGGCGGGGTCGAGGCCATCTTCACCGCCTTGGCCTTGCGGAGTGGCGTGTTGCCCCCCACCATCAATCTCACCGATCCCGATCCCGCCTGTGATCTGGACTACATCCCCAATACGGCGAGAGAGCAGGTGGTGGATTACGCGCTTTCCAACTCCTTTGGCTTTGGCGGAACCAATGCCACCCTGGTCATGAAGCGGTTTCATTGA
- the mltG gene encoding endolytic transglycosylase MltG: protein MIGGASLVYLRFLDSSPDAPRRVMIEKGWGAQRIARHLESQGVISSAFWFAWLVRLEDSEPVRMHAGEYQFQAGETPVAVLTRLKNGDVVRHLFTFPEGLNLREIATRLRKQGWDEAEQRLSDPALPGKLGVAAPSLEGWLFPETYQFVRGDSIEELLARMTRMTRKILEREWDQRAPEVTLSPPEALVLASIIEKETGQSQERTRIAAVFHNRMRRHMRLESDPTVIYGIPNFNGDLTHRDLVTPTPFNTYVIPGLPPTPICNPGAASIHAALHPDQTEELYFVASGDGYHQFSKTYPEHRAKVNRYQKGQRDGAGAREKDGRP from the coding sequence TTGATCGGAGGAGCGTCCCTGGTCTACCTGCGTTTTCTCGATTCCTCCCCGGATGCCCCCCGTCGTGTCATGATCGAAAAAGGCTGGGGCGCCCAGCGGATCGCCCGGCATCTGGAGTCCCAGGGGGTGATCTCGTCGGCTTTCTGGTTTGCGTGGCTGGTCCGGCTGGAAGACTCCGAACCGGTGCGCATGCATGCCGGAGAGTATCAGTTCCAGGCCGGGGAGACCCCTGTCGCCGTTCTGACACGGCTGAAAAATGGCGATGTGGTGCGGCACCTCTTTACCTTTCCCGAAGGACTCAACCTGCGCGAAATTGCCACGCGTTTGCGCAAGCAGGGATGGGATGAGGCGGAACAACGCCTGAGCGATCCAGCCTTGCCGGGGAAACTCGGAGTGGCGGCGCCGTCGTTGGAAGGGTGGTTGTTTCCGGAGACCTATCAGTTCGTGCGGGGAGATTCCATCGAGGAGTTGCTGGCCCGCATGACCCGCATGACCCGCAAGATCCTGGAACGGGAGTGGGATCAGCGGGCCCCGGAGGTTACGCTTTCCCCCCCGGAGGCTTTGGTTCTGGCCTCCATCATCGAAAAAGAGACCGGACAGTCCCAGGAACGCACCCGCATTGCGGCGGTGTTCCACAATCGGATGCGGCGCCATATGCGTCTGGAAAGCGATCCCACGGTGATTTATGGCATCCCGAACTTCAATGGGGATCTGACCCATCGGGATCTGGTGACTCCGACCCCGTTCAACACCTATGTGATTCCTGGCCTGCCCCCCACTCCCATTTGCAATCCTGGCGCGGCTTCCATCCATGCGGCACTCCATCCGGATCAGACCGAAGAGCTGTATTTCGTGGCCAGCGGGGACGGGTATCATCAATTTTCCAAGACCTATCCGGAACATCGGGCCAAGGTGAACCGCTATCAGAAAGGTCAGCGGGATGGGGCGGGAGCGCGGGAGAAAGATGGACGGCCTTGA
- the tmk gene encoding dTMP kinase produces MDGLEAAIRGQSARLITVEGGEGAGKSTQTRLLATRLREAGVSVVETREPGGCLMAERIRALLVTGRPEDLDPRAEWLLLMAARVEHLRVVIRPALARGEWVVCDRFSDSTLAYQGYGRGLPMGDLVAMNRMVLGDLVPHRVMVLDLDPVAGLARAGGDPGRGRLLENRFEREQVTFHQRVRGGFLALAQADPTRFRVIDAAMDPARVAAAVWEALG; encoded by the coding sequence ATGGACGGCCTTGAGGCTGCGATCCGGGGGCAGTCGGCCCGTTTGATTACCGTCGAAGGGGGGGAGGGTGCCGGCAAGTCCACCCAGACCCGTTTGCTGGCCACCCGTTTGCGGGAGGCGGGGGTGTCGGTGGTGGAGACCCGGGAACCGGGAGGCTGTCTTATGGCCGAACGGATCCGGGCCTTGCTGGTGACCGGGCGACCCGAGGATTTGGATCCCAGGGCGGAGTGGCTGTTGTTGATGGCGGCCCGGGTCGAGCATCTGCGGGTGGTGATCCGTCCCGCGTTGGCTCGGGGGGAGTGGGTGGTATGCGATCGGTTTTCCGACAGCACGTTGGCTTATCAGGGATATGGACGGGGCTTGCCCATGGGGGATCTGGTGGCGATGAACCGGATGGTGTTGGGGGATCTGGTGCCCCACCGGGTGATGGTGTTGGATCTCGATCCGGTGGCGGGACTGGCGCGGGCCGGTGGGGATCCGGGGCGGGGGCGGTTGTTGGAAAATCGTTTCGAGCGGGAACAGGTCACCTTTCATCAGCGGGTACGGGGGGGATTTCTGGCGCTGGCCCAGGCAGATCCCACCCGGTTCCGGGTGATCGACGCGGCCATGGATCCGGCGCGGGTGGCGGCGGCGGTCTGGGAGGCGCTGGGGTAA
- the holB gene encoding DNA polymerase III subunit delta', with protein sequence MATSVFASILGHDDIVARLQQALAQGRPGHAWLFHGPEGVGKRTTALAWIQSLFCLRPVTGTAGVAGCGECVSCRKCAEGNHPDLQRLELLEKKSRISVDQVRELTRFIAFTPMESAWKAAIVDDASLMNDAAANALLKTLEEPPSGSLLILITNRPGALLPTIRSRCQQERFQPLGAEVITGLMARLAPEVSVAERSAGARMAGGSIGAAIRLCERGALEKRSRFFRELDTLSERSLADVVESAREWGEAERFSLVPELLETWFGERIRVSVQDGQSQGVETEQWLEMATQLTRLAREARIFNLNARLTLEAIFIRLARMRGVAY encoded by the coding sequence ATGGCCACATCGGTATTTGCCTCCATCTTGGGACATGACGACATCGTGGCCCGGTTGCAACAGGCCTTGGCCCAGGGGCGTCCGGGACATGCATGGCTGTTTCACGGACCCGAGGGGGTGGGCAAGCGCACCACGGCTTTGGCGTGGATTCAAAGTTTGTTTTGTCTGCGGCCTGTCACGGGGACCGCGGGCGTGGCGGGATGCGGAGAGTGTGTCTCTTGTCGCAAGTGCGCCGAGGGCAACCATCCGGATTTGCAACGGCTGGAATTGCTGGAGAAAAAATCCCGCATTTCCGTGGATCAGGTGCGGGAGTTGACCCGTTTCATCGCCTTTACGCCGATGGAATCGGCCTGGAAGGCGGCCATTGTGGATGACGCCTCCTTGATGAACGACGCGGCGGCCAATGCCCTGCTCAAAACCCTGGAAGAGCCGCCTTCCGGCTCGTTGTTGATTCTGATCACCAACCGTCCCGGTGCCTTGTTGCCGACGATTCGTTCCCGCTGTCAACAGGAGCGGTTTCAGCCCCTGGGGGCGGAGGTGATCACGGGACTCATGGCCCGTCTGGCCCCGGAGGTCTCCGTCGCCGAGCGCAGCGCGGGGGCGCGCATGGCGGGTGGCAGCATCGGGGCGGCCATCCGGTTGTGCGAACGGGGTGCGTTGGAGAAGCGCAGCCGCTTTTTTCGGGAACTCGACACCCTGTCGGAACGCTCTTTGGCCGATGTGGTGGAGTCGGCCCGGGAGTGGGGCGAGGCGGAACGGTTTTCCCTGGTGCCGGAACTACTGGAAACATGGTTCGGAGAACGGATTCGTGTTAGCGTTCAGGACGGTCAGAGTCAGGGAGTGGAGACGGAACAGTGGCTGGAAATGGCGACCCAGTTGACCCGTCTGGCGCGGGAGGCACGGATTTTCAATCTGAATGCCCGACTGACCCTGGAGGCGATCTTCATTCGACTGGCACGCATGCGAGGAGTGGCGTATTGA